GAGCGTTTCGTCGCCAGCCTGTCACACCGACACCAGTCGGGTGAGGTTGCCGCCCATGATCTTCGCCCGATCCTCTTGAGGCAGGTGTCCGAGCGCGTCGGCGAAATGCGTTGGCTGGGCTAGGCCTTCCGGGTGCGGGTAGTCAGAGCCGAACAACACGCGCTCCACTCCGATCAGATCGATGAGGTCGGCAATGCCGTCCTCGTAGAACGGGCTGACGTGGATGCGGTTCTTGATCTCCTCCACCGGGTTGCCGAGAAAGCTCTCGGGGGCCTTCTTGTAGGTGTCGGCCAGGCGATGCAGCAGCGGGGCCAACCAGTCCGACCCGTTCTCGATGACCGCCAGCTTCAACCGCGGGTTGCGGAACAACCCGCCATGGCACACCCACGACGTCACCGCATCCTCAACCGGCCTCCAGGCGTTGACCATCCGCATCGTATTGGTCTGGAACGGAAGCGTTTCCCCGCCCGTGCCATCCCACTCCGCGGTATACCGAGCGTAGCCGCTGTCCGATGAATGCATTGCCACCAGCACGTCGTGCTCGACGCAGCGCTGCCAGAACGGGTCGAACTCCGGCAGGGCGAACGAGCGCGTACCGCCATACCCCGGAACCGGGGCGGGCCGAATCAAGATCGCTCGCGCGCCACGCTTCACGACCCAGTCCAGCTCCTCGATCGCCTTCTCGACAATCGGCAGGCTGATCACCGGGACGGTGAAGATGCGGCCTTTGTAGTTGAAGCCCCACACCTCGTCGAGCCATTGGTTCAGCGCGTGCACGACGGCATGGATGAGCAATGGATCGTCGCGCATGCGTTCTTCGACGAGGCTGGCCAGCGTCGGGAACATCAGCGTTCGATCGACGCCCAGCTCGTCCATCAACGCCAAGCGGGGCCCCGGCTCCCGGAAAGCGGGAATGGCACGCATCGGCTCGCCGAAGATCTCCCGGCGACTCTTGCCTTCCGGGTTGCCGACGCGGAAGTATTCCTCCATCGCCCCGGGCTTGGCAACCACCTCGAAAGTGGGGTTGGGAATGTACTCGCTGATCTGCCCGCGGACAGCGATCTTGGTCCGGCCATTGACTTTAACGTATTGGATCGCGCCCTGGTATGCCTTGGGCAGGTACTTGGTCAGCGACTCCTCGGTCTCGTAAAGATGATTATCCGCATCGAACAACGGGTACGGCAACCCACTGGCGCTCATTGAGATCCTTTCTCGAATTTCATGACAATAATGTTCTTGAGTAGTGCTATGGCACCCGCATAGTGCGCTCACACGTCCGGGGCTGGCGTTCGCGACGAAGAGCTCATAGGGCCGCCGTGTGTGCTACTGGATCGGCTCATCGCCCAGCACTGTGGTGCGCAGCATCTCTCGCGACGAGTTGGCATCGTATGGTGTCGCGCGATGCAACACGCCCCGGTTGTCCCAGATCACGGTGTCACCTACCGACCAATGGTGACTGTAAACGTTGTCGGGCCGCGTTGCGCGGTCGAGCAGATCGGCTAACAGCGCCCGGCCCTCGTCCGAACCCATGCCCACGACGTAGTCGGCGGAAGTGCCGAGCACCATCGACTTTCGCCCACTGCGATGGGTCCACACCAGCGGGTGCTCACGCGCTGGGCGCATTCGCCACCGCGCTACTTCTTCTGGGCTGGGATCTGGAGTGAACCGCCGTTGCGATGCCTCCAGCGAGTGAACGACCCGCAGTGCGCCGAAGCGCTCTTTCTCATCGGCGCTCAACGCGTCGTACGCCCCGTACGTGCTGGCGAATTCCGTATCTCCGCCGTGCTCAGCGACATGCACCGCGCTCAGAATCGTTGCTTTCTGGGGATATTCATCGTTCATCGGGGTGCAGCCGTCGATGTGCCAGTCGAAGGTGCCACGCAGATACGCCGCCGAGGAGTTCTTCGATGCGTCCAGGGTGACGGGATAAATACCAGACACCGGATGGTGGCCGTCAGCAGAACAGTCGATCTCACCGAGCCACCGGCAGAACTGCACCTGCGCTTCGGGTTCGAGGTGAAGACCGCGAAAGACGAGAACTCCGTTGCCTTCTAGCGCTTCGAGCACCGCCTGGCCCATCATGCTGTCAGAGGCCAGTCGGTCGGGCTCGACGCCCATCACCTCAGCGCCCACGAACGGCGTAAGTTTATTCACAGTGAGCAGAGCCATCGCCTGTCCTTCCTATTGCCAGCGGTGGTGGTCACGGCGCTGGTTCGCCGATCCGGGGCCAGTTCCTCGATGTGGCCAACATTGAGCCAAGCACGTTTGAAGATCGCCTCACGCTCGAGTTCGTAGGACTCCGGCGATATCGAGTCGCGAAAGGAGATGGGACCGGCTCCCAACTCGGGGCAGTCCGCTGTCCAACTTCCTTCCGCGGGCTTAGGCCACCGACGCACAGTAATTTCCTCGCTGATGCGGCCGAAAAAGCGTCGTAATGCTTCAATATTCACATCACAGCCCCACCGTTGACCCCGAGCACCTGACCGGTGATGAACCCGGCTTCCTCCGAGCACAAGAACCCCACTGCCGCAGCAATGTCGTCACCGGTACCAAGGCGCCCGAGCGGAATATTGCTCGCCAACTTCTCGGTCGAGGACACGTCGCCTACGGCTTGGGATTGGCGCTGCATCGGCGTATCGATGCCCGACGGCGGAATATTGTTGACGGTGATTCCCATCGACGCATACTCGCGGGCCAGCGACTTCGTCAGCGTGATCACCGCTCCCTTGGAGGCAGCGTAGTGCGCCATACGCGGTGAGCCGCGTTGCGCGCTGGATGACGAAATCATCACGATACGGCCCCATTTGGCGTCGATCATGTCCTTCAACGCCACTTGGCTGCAATGGAAGGTACCGGTCAGGTTGACGGCGATCATCCGCTCCCAAGACTCGGGTGTGATCTCCGTGAACGGTGAGAAGTCAACGATTCCCGCGCTGGTCACCAGAATGCTCACCGGGCCGAGCTCGCCGCGTACTTTGGCGAAGGCCTCCTCCACCGCCTGCCGGTCCGTGACGTCAGCGGCGACGCCTAGCGCTATCACGCCCTGGGACCGCAGGTCCTCAGAGACACGTTGCGCCGCAGACCCGTTGACATCAAGTACGGCGACTTTACAGCCGCGACGACCCAATTCGTGGCATGTCGCTTCGCCCATGCCTGATGCACCGCCAGTCACCACCGCGACTCGAGTCATTCGTCCCTTTCCTTTGCCACTCACAGGTCATGTCCGCCACCCTGCTCAACAACCCGGCTCAGCAGGTCTGCAGCAATCGCCGCTCGCAAGCACGCCGAACACTGTCTCGTGTGCGGCCCGTGCGTCGTCGAGAGCCGCCTGTGGGGTGATTTCCATGCTCATATCCCTTGCCTCGACCCTGGTACGCCGACAAGGTCCGGCCGCTGAAACGCAGCCTTGTGGATTGACAGCGGTGATCTGCTCGCCTCGATCATGATGACCCCCGGCGAGTTGGGTCGGCCCGAAACGCTCACATTCACGGGACTGGTTCGGAGACGCAGTCCAAGGCGGCAGCGCCCGAGTCGGGCACCCGGGGCTGTTTCCAGCATTCGATCGGGAACGACACCATGACCATCGAATACAGCAGGTGCATCAAATTGGTGACATCGTGGGGCAAGTTTTCCAGAGGGAACTTGTCGCAGTAGGCGATGGCTTCTTCCGCGCGCGGTGTGATGGCGTCATAGAAGGCCTGCATCTCGGCCATCGAGCTGGCCAGGCGCTTGGCGTATCGCTTCGGCTCGCTATCCAGACACCACTCGGAAAACCGTTCCAGATCGGCGAATTCGGGTGGCAGCATGGCGTTCACTGCTACACCCCCGCCTTCGTGCGGCGATACTCGTCCACCCAGGCTGCAGTCTCTTTGTGCAGGTGTCGTATCAGGACTTCTTGATCGTTGAGCACAAACCGGTCGAGCACACGTGACTCGATCATGCTTTGGGTGGCCTCGAGCGTGTTCGCGTCCTGCAGCCCGTATTCCTTGAAGGTCACCGCCGCCAACTCTTGAGCGACCCGCCCGCGCGGTGTGCGAGGCGGCGGAAAATATAGGGTCCCCTCAAAGAGGTGCGAGTTGTACGACGTCGGCCAATAGTGGTACGTCAGGTACCAGCCCTGACCCCAAATCAAGATGACGAAGTTCGGGAACAGCTGGAACGAGTCCAGTCCCCACGGGTCACACTTGGCCGGGTTCACCCCGACGGGCAATACGCCGAGGTCGGGTTTGTCCCACGGCCCGAACAGCCCGCTCTGGCAGATTTCGTCCATTGGCTTACGCATGTCGGCATCCATTTCCCAGGCCCGCACGCCCGACGTGCTGACCAGTCGATGCGGGCCGTCGATGCGGTAGTGCGGCGCCTCAAAACCCGCCTCCGCCGCAGCCTTCGAGTACTTGCTCGGGGATTGGTTCGCGTGCAGCACCGGTGCGTGATAGAACTCCTGAAACGCATCCATGTAGAGCTTCCAGTTGGCGTTCACCTCTGAGCGGTAGTACCACCGCGAGGTCATCGTCCCGAATGGATAGCCCTCCAACTCGGTGACCATCGGGCCGAGAAATTCGCGCAGCGATTGCTCCGGCTCCTTAGCGAAGTTGACGAAGATGAAGCCCTCCCACACCTCGCAGTGCACGGGCACCAGTCCATAGCGGCTCTTGTCGAGGTCGAAGAACTCGCCTTCCTGCTGAACGAAGGTCAGGTTGCCATCCAGGTCGTAGCGCCACGCGTGGTACTTGCAGGTGAATTGCCGGCATACGCCGTTGGTTTCCTCCTGCGGGAAGTCATTCCATACCAGCTTGTTCCCGCGGTGCCTGCAGATATTGTGAAATGCCTTGACCCCACCTGCCGTCGTGCGCACCACGATGATCGAAGTATTGACGACCTTGAGCTCCTTGGTGAAATAGCTGCCCTTACGCGGAAGACTTTCCACCCGACCGACATTCAGCCAGGCCCGTTTGAAGATCGCCTCCCGCTCGAGCTCATAGAACTCCGGGCTGATCGAGTCTTCGTAGGACACCGGCCCAGTTCCAAGCTCCGGATAGTGCTCGGTCCAACTGCCCTCGGGCGGCTTAGGAAAACGCGTCATACATACTCCTCTCAACCGGTTTCAGCGGTCGCTTCCTGCTCTTAGGCGACCCGCAGGAGCTGCAGAGCCGAACGTATGTGTCTCGGCTCTGTAATCGCAACCACTTGATATTGTTGGCAGCTTTCGCGACGAAGTCGCGGTGCGCGCTTGTCCGTCATGGCCTTCGCCTCGCCCGGATAGGTTGCGCTCCAGGACCTTCCAAGATCGTTACCGCTGACACCGCGGTCGGGCCTCCAATGTTGTGCGCCAAACCGGTACGCGCACCGTCGATCTGGTTAGCCCCAGTGCCGCGCAGCTGTTCGAAGAGTTCGACGCACTGCGCGACCCCGGTCGCGCCCGGCGGGTGGCCCTTTGCGATTAACCCGCCGCTCGGGTTGACCGGCAGTGCCCCGCCCACGCAGGTGACCTCGGCCTCGATCAGCTTGGATGCACCGAACCGCTCGGCAAAACCGAGGTCCTCGTAGCTGATGAGCTCGACCCCGGTCAAGAAGTCGTGCACTTCGGCGACATCGATGTCCGACGGTGTCATGCCGGCCATCGCAAACGCCTGCTTGGCGGCGCGCACAGTGGCAGGAAACGTCGTCATGTCCGACTTATGCTGATGCATAACGGAATCCAGGCCCAGCCCAACGCCCCGAATCCACACCGGTTGACTGGTAAAGCGATCAACAACCTCCTCGGCGGCCAACAGCAACGCAGCCGCACCGTCACTTTGGGGCGCGCAGTCCAGCGCACCGAATGGTGTTACCACCGGCGGCGCACCGAGCACCTGCTCGATGGTGATCTCAAATCGCAGCCGCGCTTTGGGATTCTTGGCCCCGTGCCGTCGGTTCTTTACCGCCACCATCGCAATGTGCTCTCTGGTGGCGGGAGACTCGTGCAGATATCGAACGGCGTGCAGCGCAAACCCAGCGGGTGCTATGACACCCAGCGGGTAGTCCCAGGCCATGTCCCGCGACATGGCCTCCCATTTCCAGAGCATGTCCTTCGAAGTCGTGTCGCGGAGCTTGTCCGCTCCTATCACAAGGGCGACGTCAAAGGCCCGGGATGCGATACCGAATAGCGCGTTGCGTACCGCGTCGTTGCCAGTGGCACAGGAATTTTCAACCCTGGTGACGGGAAGATCGAGGAGCCCAAGGGTATCGGCGAGGTTCCCGGACGGGAATCCGTCGGCTGTGCCCATCGCGCCCAGCCAGGCGGCTTGGATGTCATGTTTGTCGAGGCCCTTGTCCACGCTGCGTGCGCATTCCGCGAAGGCCATCGGCAACAGGTCCTTGATGCCGAGCGTGAAATGTTCGGCGAACGGCGTCATCCCGGCGCCCACGATGGCAACCCTTCTCATGCCGCCGCCCGCGGTTCGAATGCGTATCCGTAGTCGGGGACACCGCTTCGCACAGCCACCCGCCGCAGCACCAGCCGCCCGCGGTCGCCGATCTTGACGGTCCCCGGCTCGGCGCCGGTCACCTTGACCAACGCGCGGACACCGATGTCGTCGAGCTCGACGACCACCAGCGAGTACGGGGTGCGCAGTCCTGGCACCGGAATGTGCACTGTCACTTCGGTATACACCGTGCCGCTACGCGGCAAAGGGACCAATTCGTACTGCGTCCTCAGCGTCCCGTCGTCACCGACCCGATAGCGCGGCGGAAAGTCCAACTCGTCATTGTCGACATACTTTCCCGCTTCCCATCGGACTTTTGCTTCGAACGCCCGGTCGTAAGCGGCCAGCGAAATCGGGATGTCCGCGCCGGCAGCGAACGCACGTTGAGGCGTCGGCTGCGCCGCGGGTTCGCAACGATGAATCCGCCCCGCACCGCCGACCACCGTCAGGCCGGACAGGCTGGCCTGCTCCACCGCGACCAACAAACCAGTTCTTCGCTTCTCCGCCATAGCTGCCAACGCGAATAGTCCCGAGCTGGCGCCGTTTGTCGGCAGCGCCGGCGGGTCTTGCAGACACAACTCGCGCGCACGCGCATGATCGACGCCGGCTACCGCCGCGGGGGTGTCCACCCACGCCGCCTCCAGCGAGGCCACCAGACCGCGCTCCAGCAGCAGCCGCGGATCCCCGTAGTCGTGCGATTCGCCGAAGACGTTGCGGGTGTGCACCGGCAGACTCCGTGCGATACGGGCAGCGATGCGCACCCGCAGTCCGTGCTCGGCCGTCAGCACGGCCGCGGCCCCGGCCGGATCTACGTCCACACCGATGACCAGAGTGCGAGGTCGGGCCGAACTCAACGCGTCCAGCGCCGCGGGCGCCCCACCAAGGCGCTCGTCCACTTCGAGTTCGGGATCCAGCGACAGTCCCGCCAGCAGCACTGCCGCGTTGCTGCTTTCAAGCAGCGGCAAATCGCGGCTGACGATCACCACCTTTTCCACCGCGCCGCCAGCGCTCAACGCCGCGCGGCCCGCCTCGACGGCAAGCGTGATCGCGTCCTCGTCATCACCCGGAACCCGATGCCGGGCATTACCCCAGCAAGGCAGGTAGGTACCGATCGAAGCGGCGCAGGGCATCAGGAACTCCAGAGACCTAGGTGACCACGCCGGCCGTTTTAAGCTCGATGATGCGGCACCAGTCCGATTCGAATTCCGGAAGGGTTCCGTCAACGCGCGCACGAACAAGATCGGTTGCGACCATCCGGCGGGGAGTTCGCCCGACGTAGAAACTCTCGGTATCGGTGACCGCCTGGTTCGCAATGCCTACCGCCGCCAGAGCTTGCGCCTTGAACGCCTGGGCGGCCGCTGTCAACCGGTGTCGCCCGAAGTCAACGATGTCGCCTAGTTCCCGGGGGTGGCTCCGGCCCCACAGCGCGATTTGGGTCAGACTGTGGTCGCGGGCGGCCAGCACCCAGTCCCGCACCCATCGATCAGCTTCGAACAGTTCGGTCGGGACCGCCAGCGTCTGAGGATGCTCGCGTGACCAAATTGAGCTCAGCGCCGTTTCAAACGTCAGAGTGTCTGCCCCCAGGATCCGCAACGGTCGATCCACAATGAGCTCGCCGACGACAACGCGGACACGCCAGCCTGCCCTCGCCCGGTCGAAAATCCAGCCACCGGCATGTTTAACGACATCGCCCACGCTCGGGGCGACAATGTCGAGCCGATAACTCACATCCCGCCGCCTGCCCGTCACAGCGGCGGCGGTGCGGTCCGAGGTGCTGGCACGAGCCGGCACGCTCATTCGCTTTTGTTCCGATCTTTCATGGAGGACAGGCCCGCCAGAGCCGGTATGCCTCCGGTGATGTGCATCGCTCGTGAGTGGCCGAGGTGGTGCATGTCGAAGCAGGCATCGATCGCCTCCGTGAAACCCTGGATGTCCAGCGTTCTGTTGACCGCCCGCTTGGCCATGCGCAGGGCGAACCCATCGACCTGCGCGATGCGGCGTGCCAGCTCGAGGGTTTTCGGAAGCAGCTCGTCGAGCGGCACTGTCTTGTTGATCATGCCCAGCTGCTCGGCCTGTTGGGCGGTGACGGGAGCCCCCGTGAAAAGCAGTTCCTTAGCCTTGCGCGGACCGAGCTCCCACGTGTGGGCATGGAACTCGACCCCGGACAGGCCCATCGCCAGTACCGGATCGGAGAACTCGGCATTGTCCGCGGCCACGATGAGGTCGCAGGGCCAGCAGAGCATGAGCCCGCCCGCGATGCACTTGCCTTGTACAGCCGCGATCGATGGCTTGGGCACATCCCGCCAGCGTTTGGCGTAGTGGAGATAGTGGCGGGTCTCCCAGTCGTAGAGTGCGTCGGGCAACGGGATGTCGCGAGCGACGGTACTGCCGCTTTTGCCGGACATGTCATGGCCAGCGGAAAAGTGCTTGCCGTTCGACCTCAGGACGATGACCTTGACGTCGCGGTTCTCCTCGGCCGCGCTCCACGCCTGGTCCAGCTCCATCAGGACCTTTTGGGTTTGGGCGTTGGCCGCCTCCGGCCGGTTCAGTGTGATCAGGCCGACCTGATCGTCGACCTCGAACTGCACGTGCTCGAAATTCATCGCACCTCCATCAGGCCTCGCATCGAAACCTGGGCTGGAATCATCCGGAGCCTTGCGGCGTCCCTCGGTCAGCGTATCAGCAATCTAACTTTTTTAAGCCAGCGTCTGCTTAAAATTTTTAAATCAGTCGGAGTCGCGGCAATCCGCCGGATCAGACAAAGCCGACAGCTCCGCCGTTGACCATGAGCGTCTGCCCCGTGATATAGGACGCGTCGGGTGATGCCAAGAACACGCAAGCGCCCACGAGATCCTCTGGCACGCCGGCGCGGCCGAGCGGGATCTGAGCGAGCAGTTCGGGCGGCAGAAGCGACGGGTCTAGCAGCGTTGCCCCGGGCGCGACGCAGTTCACCCGGATGCCCTTCGGCCCTAACTCGAAAGCCAGCACTTTGGTGAGGTGCGCAATCGCCGCCTTGGACGCGTGGTAATGGGCGCCCTGGCCCCGGGTCACCGTTAGACCGGCCTGGGAGCCGATGTTGATGATTGCGCCGCCCCCGGCCGCGGCCATCGAGTCGACTGCCGCCTTGGTGCACAGGAACACTCCGCGCAGGTTGACGGCCAGCACTCGGTCCCACTCGTCGACGGAGATCTCCGTGAACGGACGGCGGAACCAGATACCGGCGTTGTTCACCAGGACGTCGACCCGCCCGTGTGAGGCGACAGCGCGCGAGAAGAGCCCGGCGACGTCGTCAGCGCAGGAGACGTCGGCGCGTTGGTAGTCGATGCGCGGGTCGCCGCCGACCGGCAGCCCGGTATCAGCCGCGACGACCACTGCCCCATCGTCGGCGAAGCGGGCAGCGATTGCTGCACCGATTCCCCGCGCCGCGCCCGTGACGACGACGACTCGATCACTCGTCATCGTTGCGGGTCTCCTTCGATTATCTTCGGCCGGGGCTGATCAGACGGCGTGCTCAGCGGGCGCCGCCTGCGGTCAGCCGAGCGGGATGTAGACGTTCTTCGGGCGCAGAAAGTCCTCGAGGCCGTAGCGACCGCCCATGCGCCCGAAGCCGCTCTGCTTTACCCCGCCGAACGGGGCACCGGCGGGCACCCCGGTGAAGCCGTTGACGTATACGGAACCGGCCTCGAGAGCGGCGGCGACGCGGTGAGCGCGCCGAAGGTCATTGGTATGGAGGTAGGCGGCCAGGCCGTACTGCGTGGCGTTGGCGAGGGCGATCGCCTCGGCCTCATCGCGGAAACGGATCACGGACAGCACCGGACCAAAGATCTCGTTCTGAGCGAGGTCGCTGGCGTTGTCGACTTCGCCGAAAACCGTTGGCTCCACGAAGTGGCCGGACGCAAGCTCGCCACCGACACGTCCGCCACCGGTCAACAGGCGGCCCGATCCGTCCGACCTTGCGTGGTCGATCACGCCGAGGATCCGCTCGCAAGCCTGGGCGTTGATCACTGGGCCGAGCATGGTGCTCTCGTTGAAAGGATCGCCGATCGGGATTGACTTGGCGAAGCCGACGACCATGTCGACGACCTGTTCGTAAACGCTGTCTTCGACCAGTAGCCGGGTTGGGAGGAGGCAACCCTGGCCGGCGTTGGCCATGCACAGGAACGTCGAGTACACGGCCGCGTTCTGCAGGTCGGCGTCGGCGAACACGACGTTCGCCGATTTCCCCCCGAGCTCGAAGGTGACCGGCTTCAGCGTCTGGGCCGCTGACGCCATGATCTGGCGGGCGGTGTTGCCGCTGCCGATGAAGTGGATCTTGTCGATGCCCGGGTGAGCGACCATGGTCTGGCCGCACTCGGCTCCACCGGCGAGGACGTTCACGACGCCGGGCGGGATTCCCGCCTCGAGCGTGAGCTCGCCGAAGCGAAGCGCAGCAAAGGGTGCGAGCTCCGGCGCCTTCAGCACCACACAGTTTCCGGCAGCGAGCGCGGCGCCGAGTACCTGGCCGATGTTGTGCATCACCGCGTTCCACGGGATGATCACCCCGATCACGCCGTAGGGCTCCATGAGCGTGTAGTCGAGCGCCTGAGCCGGCCAAGTGGGGATGACATCACCACCGGTCTTGTCGACCCAGCCCGCGAAGTACGTGAAGTTGTCAACCGCCATCTGCGGTCCGGACGACGAGCTGCGGCGCGGCGATCCGTTGTCGAGGGTGACAAGCGTGGCGAATTCGTCTATGCGCTCCCGGATCAAACCGGCCAGGCGCAGCATCGCGTCGCGCCGGGCATCTGGCGGCATCGCTCGCCAGGTGGCGTAGGCCGACCGAGCCGTCACCACGGCGCGGTCGACCTCGGTCGCGCCCGCCAGTGGGATCGGCGGATGCGGTCGACCGGTGCTGGGGTTGATGTGAACGTATTGCCCGCCGCTGCCCTCAGCGAGCCACTCGTCGCCGATGAGCATGCGGCCCGGACGGAGCAGTTCCTCGGCCTGGGCCATCGTCGTCGTCACGCACCGGCCCCCTCTCGGAACTTGGTGAGCAGCTCGGCCTCGCGCTCTCGCGCGTCACGGAGGTGTGCATCCTTGACGAGGTCATAGCCCCGGATGTGCTCAGGGATGCTCGCGATCTCGACGGCGAGCTCGTGGTTCTCGGGATCGAGGCTCTTCAGGAGTTCCTCGATCGTCGCCTCGTATTGGCCGATGAGCGCGCGCTCTTCACGACGGTGCGCCGTGCGCCCGAAGAGATCGAACCCCGTGCCGCGCAGCCGCTTGCCCTTCGCGAGCAACGCGAACACAGGGCGCGTCCGTGGCCCGAAGGTCCACTTCTTCGCTCGGCCGGTGTCCGGGTCACGCCTGTTGAAGATCTGGGGAGCGAGATGGAATTCGACCCGCAAGTCCCCTTCGAACTGCTCCTCGATGCCACGCCAGAATCCGGGATCGCCCATCAGACGGGCAACCTCATACTCGTCCTTGTATGCCATCAGCTTGTACAGGTACCGAGCCACCGACTTGGCCAGGTCGTCGCAGCCGGGAACCCGCTCGGCCTCCACCGCGCGCACCCGGTCGACAACGGTCCGGTATCGCGCCGCGTACGCGGCGTTCTGGTACTGGGTCAGCTCGAGGACCCGCCGGGCGACGAGCTCGTCGAGGGTCTCTTCCCGTAGCGGCTCGTGCAGGACATCCGGAACGGCGGCCGTGGCGAGTGCCTGCACGGCGCCTAGGTTGCGGCCAGCGAGACGTCCCCAGGTGAAGGCACGCATATTGGCGTCGACGGCCACCCCGTTGAGCTCGATGGCGCGCAGCAGCGCCTCGAGGCTTACCGGCAGCCGGCCCTGCTGGCAGGCGAATCCGAGCAGCAGGATGTTGGTGTAGATCGAGTCTCCCATCAGCGCTTCGGCGAGCTCGGTCGCCGGAAGGAAATTGCCGCCCTCTCCCCCGGTGGCCCGCTCGAGCGCTCCACGCATCACCGTCGACGACAGATCGAGGTCAGGGTTGCGGGCGAAGTCGGCCGTCGGGGCGACGTGCTCGTTCACGACTAGCGCCGTGCGGCCGCCGGCAACCTTGCCGATGCACTCGGGGCCCGACGCGACGACGATGTCGGCGCCGATCACCACGTCGGCCCCGCCAGCTTCAATACGTGTGGCGTGCACCTCGTCGGCACGGTCGTACACGCGAACGTGGCTGGTGACCGGCCCGTTCTTCTGTGCGAGTCCCGCGACGTCGAGGACCGTCACACCCTTGCCTTCCAGATGGGCGGCCATACCGATGAGAGCGCCCATCGTCACAATCCCAGTACCGCCAATACCCGCCAGCAGCACGCTGTAGGGGGTATCGGAGCTCGCAACCGCAGGCACCGGCAAGGCAGCGACATCGTCAGCCGGCAGCGGCGGCAACGCCGTCTGCGACACCCGCAACTTCGCGCCTTTAACCGTGACGAAGCTCGGGCAATAGCCGAGCAGGCACGAGTAGTCCTTGTTGCACGAGGACTGGTTGATGCGGCGCTTGCGGCCGAATTCGGTTTCCACCGGCTCCACTGAGATGCAGTTGGACTGCACGCTGCAATCGCCACAGCCCTCGCACACGCGCTCGTTGATGACGACGCGCAAGTCGGGATCGGGGTACTTCCCGCGCTTGCGTTTGCGACGTTTCTCTGCCGCGCATTCCTGTTCGTAGACGATCACGGTGGTACCGGGGATGCCGCGCAGTTCGCGCTGGATCCGGTCCAGCTCGCTGCGGTCGTGGACGGTAACTCCCTTCGGGAGGTTGCGGCCCCGCCAGCGCTTCGGGTCGTCGGATACCACGACGACTTTGGCTGCCCCCTCGGCCGCGACCTGATGAGCAATCTCCGGTGCGCTGACCTCGCCCTGGATCTTCTGGCCGCCCGTCATCGCGATCGCGCCGTTAGCCAGGATCTTGTACGTGATGTTGACGCCGGCAGCGACGGCAGCCCGCACAGCGAGCAGCCCGGAATGGAAATAGGTGCCGTCGCCGAGGTTCTGAAAGACGTGGGGGGTGTCGACGAACGGCGCCATACCGATCCAGCCGGCCCCTTCGCCGCCCATCTGGGTGACCGCAAGTGTGGGCCGGTCGGGCATCGACATGGCCATCCCGTGACAACCGATGCCGCCGAAGGCGACGCTTCCTTCGGGCAGCCGCGTCGAGGTGTTGTGCGGGCAGCCTGAACAGAATGCAGCCTTGCGCACGAGGTCGGTCGCCGGATTGACGGCGTGTACGGCAATCGCCGTGCGTGGGTTGGCCCGCTGCGCGACGTCAGGCGCGTCGACGAGCTTGCACAGTCGGCCGGCGATCAC
This genomic interval from Mycobacterium sp. SMC-2 contains the following:
- a CDS encoding indolepyruvate ferredoxin oxidoreductase family protein, whose product is MAVKTSYQLDDRYRQTSGRVYVTGTQALVRLPMVQHQRDVAAGLRTAGFISGYPGSPLGGYDQALHQGREFLAQHDIHFQPGLNEDLAATSVWGTQRASIMPGMRYDGVFSIWYGKGPGVDRSIDAIKHGAYAGAAAHGGVLVLAGDDHGSRSSTLAHASDQAFIHCAMPILHPATVQEYLDYGIYGWAMSRFSGCWIGFKCVTDIIESGASVAVDADRVSIALPEVAVPPSGLNIWRGSGGLIAEQLLYEHRLPAAQAFARANGLDKMVIGGARRTLGIVTTGKAFLDVRAALDALGIDDGRAAELGLAVFKVAMPWPLEPTRVVEFAESCDEVLVIEEKRPIIEEQLGRLLVNSRSRPVLVGKVDEDGAPLVPNRGELVPDGVAKVIAGRLCKLVDAPDVAQRANPRTAIAVHAVNPATDLVRKAAFCSGCPHNTSTRLPEGSVAFGGIGCHGMAMSMPDRPTLAVTQMGGEGAGWIGMAPFVDTPHVFQNLGDGTYFHSGLLAVRAAVAAGVNITYKILANGAIAMTGGQKIQGEVSAPEIAHQVAAEGAAKVVVVSDDPKRWRGRNLPKGVTVHDRSELDRIQRELRGIPGTTVIVYEQECAAEKRRKRKRGKYPDPDLRVVINERVCEGCGDCSVQSNCISVEPVETEFGRKRRINQSSCNKDYSCLLGYCPSFVTVKGAKLRVSQTALPPLPADDVAALPVPAVASSDTPYSVLLAGIGGTGIVTMGALIGMAAHLEGKGVTVLDVAGLAQKNGPVTSHVRVYDRADEVHATRIEAGGADVVIGADIVVASGPECIGKVAGGRTALVVNEHVAPTADFARNPDLDLSSTVMRGALERATGGEGGNFLPATELAEALMGDSIYTNILLLGFACQQGRLPVSLEALLRAIELNGVAVDANMRAFTWGRLAGRNLGAVQALATAAVPDVLHEPLREETLDELVARRVLELTQYQNAAYAARYRTVVDRVRAVEAERVPGCDDLAKSVARYLYKLMAYKDEYEVARLMGDPGFWRGIEEQFEGDLRVEFHLAPQIFNRRDPDTGRAKKWTFGPRTRPVFALLAKGKRLRGTGFDLFGRTAHRREERALIGQYEATIEELLKSLDPENHELAVEIASIPEHIRGYDLVKDAHLRDAREREAELLTKFREGAGA